A region of Jaculus jaculus isolate mJacJac1 chromosome 16, mJacJac1.mat.Y.cur, whole genome shotgun sequence DNA encodes the following proteins:
- the LOC105944221 gene encoding LOW QUALITY PROTEIN: G2/mitotic-specific cyclin-B1 (The sequence of the model RefSeq protein was modified relative to this genomic sequence to represent the inferred CDS: inserted 3 bases in 2 codons; deleted 4 bases in 2 codons; substituted 1 base at 1 genomic stop codon), which yields MALQVTRNMKISSKNKMKAMASKPGLRPRTALRDTGNKVSEQARVPLKKEAKTSATGNVAARKLLKPLENAPDCEPEPKLEPESEPVKDEKLSPGPILVDTPSPSPMETSGCAPAKEYLCQAVSDVILAVSDVDAEDRADPNLCSEYVKDIYAYLRQLEEEQSVRPEYLLGREVTRSMXAILINWLVQIQMKFQLLLETMYMTVSITDHFMQNSCVPKKRLQLVRVTAVFIASKYKEMYPPEISDFAFVTSNTYTKHQIKQMQMKILRALNFGLGRPLPLHFLRRASKIGEVDVEQHTLAXVLDXDMVHFTPSRIVVGAFPCLALKILDNVDWTLTLQHHLSYTEESLLPVMQHLAKDIVMVNNELTKHMTIKKYSKSRLARISTLTQLNSTLVQDLARAVAKV from the exons ATGGCGCTCCAGGTCACCAGGAACATGAAAATTAGCTCCAAGAATAAGATGAAAGCCATGGCCTCCAAGCCCGGGCTTAGACCCAGGACAGCTCTCAGAGACACTGGGAACAAAGTCAGCGAACAGGCCAGAGTGCCTctgaaaaaggaagcaaaaacaTCAGCAACTGGGAACGTTGCTGCTAGAAAACTGCTAAAACCTCTGGAAAATGCACCTGACTGTGAGCCGGAGCCTAAACTTGAGCCTGAGTCGGAACCTGTGAAGGATGAAAAACTTTCACCAGGACCTATTTTGGTTGACACTCCATCTCCAAGCCCCATGGAGACATCT GGGTGTGCCCCTGCCAAGGAGTACCTGTGTCAAGCTGTCTCTGACGTGATTCTCGCAGTGAGTGACGTGGACGCAGAAGACAGAGCGGACCCAAACCTCTGTAGTGAGTATGTGAAGGACATCTACGCCTACCTGAGGCAGCTGGAGGAAGAGCAGTCGGTTCGACCAGAATACCTCCTGGGTCGAGAAGTCACCCGGAGCA CAGCCATTCTGATCAACTGGCTGGTGCAGATCCAGATGAAGTTCCAACTGCTGCTGGAGACCATGTACATGACCGTGTCCATCACTGACCACTTCATGCAGAACAGTTGTGTGCCCAAGAAGAGGCTGCAGTTGGTCAGAGTCACGGCTGTGTTCATTGCAAGCAAATACAAAGAGATGTACCCACCAGAGATCAGTGACTTTGCCTTCGTGACCAGCAACACTTACACTAAGCACCAAATCAAACAGATGCAAATGAAGATTCTAAGAGCCCTGAACTTTGGTCTGGGCCGTCCTCTGCCCCTGCACTTCCTTCGCAGAGCATCGAAAATTGGAGAGGTCGATGTTGAGCAACACACTTTGGC TGTGCTGGACTAAGACATGGTGCACTTTACTCCTTCTCGAATTGTGGTGGGAGCTTTC CCTTGCCTGGCCCTGAAAATTCTTGACAATGTTGACTGGACACTGACTTTGCAGCATCACCTGTCCTATACTGAGGAGTCTCTTCTCCCTGTTATGCAGCACCTGGCCAAGGACATCGTCATGGTAAACAACGAACTAACAAAGCACATGACAATCAAGAAATACTCCAAGTCCAGACTCGCCAGGATCAGCACTTTAACCCAGCTGAATTCTACCCTTGTCCAGGACCTGGCCAGGGCTGTGGCAAAGGTGTAA